One genomic window of Saccharomyces cerevisiae S288C chromosome XII, complete sequence includes the following:
- the GPI13 gene encoding mannose-ethanolamine phosphotransferase GPI13 (ER membrane localized phosphoryltransferase; adds phosphoethanolamine onto the third mannose residue of the glycosylphosphatidylinositol (GPI) anchor precursor; similar to human PIG-O protein) translates to MDEKTIKKSILSSSNDEKIIYKSRIKKFQKNHKFYIILLVFIAILQFISIAFFTRGFLLSRHVLDNISSQNETSKLPPRFNKAVILVIDALRFDFAIPVNESHSNYNLNYHNNILSLYDSFASDKDASSLLLKFIADPPTTTLQRLKGLTTGSLPTFIDAGSNFDGTVIEEDNFLKQLHLANKTVKFAGDDTWMALFHPFLSNDSFPLESLNVWDLDTVDNGVMDYFHDHLQQDKEWDVMIGHMLGIDHVGHKYGPDHFTMREKQIQVDQFIDWILKSIDDDTLLVILGDHGMDHTGNHGGDSIDELESTLFLYSKKPDMWRLKETSNYNIDNLGHDYRSVRQIDLVSSLALLMGQPIPFNNLGWPIDEIARNDREWSQFVNSAISQLQLYKDTMQIHHGNDEILEPLAKNISNTPPTSDPEKFVKLGHKYQKVFLQTCEELWAKFDYYSIATGITLLATSLVLLISITKLIPSIVVNQMVPEFVPGIIIMVLVTNLCFHGIFYVYQQPSFVDQFWGTLLATAIGIIIGCYITIFDRYNFIWIAMRLGETLADYWSRIAVMFMIIHALLFTSNSFTIWEDRIVAFLLSTFGMLTLYEFVFLPKRQSTTALLTATISEKEGTTSGVNPSTANSNYLPLTRFARLLGGYHSAVLIIFTRLASMITICREEQGEYCIPTFNNQNNSSWWVLGLCFLMIFILPACITGYYNLTSSYQAAAPIWINVFLKGILGLNFVYWSLTSLENNSAVIAIPFLRDVTIFKFTLARIIAGFSLIASNVGWLMGPLCIKLNIHNTDVKSHEATILGYTNIYGSEFFLLVINVLISILLFNKPLAQLSYFLMCNQLLSILEIIDLLKLKENIIGPIALGLLSYQHFFTTGHQATIPSVQWDIGFMLSEKVTFPFTQIAIILNTFGPHILVSLSVALLTLWSQPPDVLKPQTLLGRIVSNCGILLTYNTILCLSSFIWVTHFRRHLMVWKIFCPRFIFASLSLIVTQLVVTFGTIAFASGRLIKHINDIFWK, encoded by the coding sequence ATGGATGAAAAGACAATTAAAAAGTCGATTCTTTCATCTTccaatgatgaaaaaataatatacaAATCGcgaataaagaaatttcaaaagaatcataaattttatattattcTATTGGTTTTCATCGCCATTTTACAATTCATATCAATAGCTTTTTTCACTCGGGGATTCTTACTGTCAAGACACGTTCTTGATAATATTTCCTCACAAAACGAAACGAGTAAGTTACCTCCTAGGTTCAACAAGGCGGTGATTTTGGTTATTGACGCTTTGAGATTTGATTTCGCTATTCCTGTAAACGAATCCCACTCTAATTACAACTTGAACTatcataataatatattatcattgtATGATTCTTTTGCAAGCGATAAGGATGCATCTTCCCTATTGTTGAAGTTCATTGCCGACCCACCAACCACTACTTTACAAAGACTCAAGGGTCTCACAACAGGGTCCTTACCGACTTTCATTGATGCCGGGTCTAACTTCGATGGAACAGTAATCGAAGAGGATAACTTTCTTAAACAGCTCCATTTGGCAAATAAGACTGTCAAATTTGCCGGAGATGATACATGGATGGCTCTGTTCCATCCGTTCCTTTCCAACGATAGTTTCCCACTAGAATCACTCAATGTGTGGGACTTAGATACTGTCGATAACGGTGTTATGGATTACTTCCATGATCATTTACAGCAGGACAAGGAATGGGACGTCATGATTGGACACATGCTAGGTATTGACCATGTGGGCCACAAATATGGCCCCGACCATTTTACTATGAGGGAAAAACAAATTCAAGTAGATCAATTTATCGATTGGATACTAAAATCGATCGATGATGATACCTTATTGGTTATTTTGGGTGACCATGGAATGGACCATACGGGCAATCACGGTGGCGACTCCATCGACGAGCTCGAAAGCactttatttctttattctAAGAAGCCGGACATGTGGAGACTTAAAGAAACTTCGAATTACAACATTGATAATTTGGGACACGATTACCGTTCAGTGAGACAAATTGATTTGGTGTCTAGTTTGGCGTTATTGATGGGCCAACCGATACCATTTAACAATCTTGGATGGCCTATTGACGAAATAGCAAGAAACGATAGAGAATGGTCTCAATTTGTCAACTCAGCGATAAGCCAATTACAATTATATAAGGACACGATGCAGATCCACCATGGCAATGACGAAATATTGGAACCGTTAGCgaaaaatatatctaaCACCCCCCCAACAAGCGATCcagaaaaatttgttaaGCTGGGTCATAAATACCAAAAGGTCTTCTTGCAGACCTGCGAAGAACTATGGGCCAAATTCGATTATTATTCCATTGCCACCGGTATAACGCTACTGGCCACTTCACTGGTCCTGTTGATATCCATTACAAAATTAATTCCTTCTATTGTTGTGAATCAAATGGTTCCAGAATTCGTTCCGGGAATTATCATAATGGTCTTAGTTACAAACCTATGTTTCCATGGAATTTTTTACGTTTATCAACAACCAAGTTTTGTAGACCAATTCTGGGGTACCCTGTTAGCGACTGCAATTGGTATCATTATTGGTTGTTATATCACAATATTTGATAGGTACAACTTTATTTGGATTGCTATGAGACTGGGTGAAACATTAGCTGATTATTGGTCAAGAATTGCTGTCATGTTTATGATTATTCATGCTTTGCTTTTCACTTCCAATTCATTTACTATTTGGGAGGATAGAATTGTAGCATTCCTTTTATCTACTTTCGGCATGTTGACGTTGTATGAATTTGTCTTCTTACCAAAAAGGCAATCCACCACTGCATTATTAACTGCAACAATCAgtgaaaaggaaggaaCCACTTCAGGGGTCAATCCTTCGACAGCAAATTCAAATTACTTACCATTAACAAGATTTGCAAGATTACTAGGAGGTTACCATTCTGCAGTTTTAATCATTTTTACCCGGTTAGCTTCTATGATTACCATTTGTAGAGAGGAACAAGGCGAATATTGTATTCCAACATTTAATAATCAAAACAATTCCTCGTGGTGGGTTTTGGGTCTCTGTTTCCTAATGATATTCATATTACCTGCATGCATCACCGGTTATTATAATCTAACATCGTCTTATCAAGCTGCAGCTCCAATTTGGATAAACGTTTTCCTAAAGGGTATCCTTGGTTTGAACTTTGTTTATTGGTCATTGACTTCATTAGAAAATAACAGTGCGGTAATAGCAATACCGTTCTTACGGGACGTCActatttttaaatttacGTTGGCTAGAATTATTGCCGGTTTTTCATTGATTGCTTCTAATGTCGGCTGGCTAATGGGACCACTTTGTATTAAATTAAACATTCATAATACTGATGTTAAGTCTCACGAAGCAACAATTTTAGGTTATACTAATATTTACGGCTCAgagttttttcttttggtcATAAACGTTCTCATTAGTATCCTACTATTCAACAAACCCCTGGCCCAGTTGTCATACTTCCTCATGTGCAACCAACTACTATcaattttagaaattatcgatcttttaaaattaaaggAAAACATAATTGGTCCAATTGCGTTGGGACTCTTATCTTACCAACATTTTTTCACCACCGGTCATCAAGCCACAATTCCATCAGTGCAATGGGATATCGGATTTATGCTGTCTGAAAAGGTAACGTTCCCCTTCACTCAGATAGCCATCATCCTAAATACATTTGGGCCTCATATTCTCGTCTCCTTATCTGTAGCGTTACTGACACTGTGGTCACAGCCTCCTGATGTGTTGAAGCCACAAACACTTTTAGGAAGAATTGTGTCAAACTGCGGTATATTACTCACTTACAATACTATTTTATGTCTAAGCTCCTTTATTTGGGTTACTCACTTCCGTAGACACTTGATGGTTTGGAAAATCTTCTGCCCAAGGTTTATCTTTGCTTCTTTAAGTTTAATAGTCACTCAACTGGTCGTTACTTTTGGTACAATTGCATTTGCTAGTGGGAGATTGATTAAGCACATAAATGacattttttggaaatga
- the RRT7 gene encoding Rrt7p (hypothetical protein; conserved across S. cerevisiae strains; identified in a screen for mutants with increased levels of rDNA transcription) has protein sequence MYFAFKGLCGRRFLPIASFLTILNRILFQYWLFYNSLKEEKTFQKIFFSMNLKCRKKKEPNHIIYSQPPFLLGFMVQLQSCVKLLPLYLLFLLQGNGAHYASAMTSKVLSFFL, from the coding sequence ATGTATTTTGCATTTAAAGGATTATGCGGGAGAAGATTTCTGCCCATTGCCTCTTTTCTTACTATATTGAATAGAATATTATTCCAATACTGGCTTTTTTACAATTCAttaaaagaggaaaagacatttcagaaaattttcttctctatGAACCTTAAATgtaggaaaaaaaaggaaccAAACCACATCATTTACTCTCAACCGCCTTTCTTGTTGGGGTTCATGGTACAATTGCAAAGTTGTGTCAAGTTGTTGCCACTCtatcttttgtttttgttacAGGGTAATGGCGCACATTATGCAAGCGCGATGACGAGCAAGgtactttcttttttcctttaa
- a CDS encoding uncharacterized protein (hypothetical protein; may interact with ribosomes, based on co-purification experiments; green fluorescent protein (GFP)-fusion protein localizes to the cytoplasm; YLL032C is not an essential gene): protein MDNFKIYSTVITTAFLQVPHLYTTNRLWKPIEAPFLVEFLQKRISSKELKNTKAICHIDPSWVNLNASFIRDDMISIKATTDDMDLDAICRISLPLPMNTNDLTAELEKMKRILLDLSEKFNLELIITKEPAYFTPEQTGESKELCIYVHALGFRSNLMECEPQLLAFVDLIKKNGMTLPPQHYIIEPMELNSYSVLPLYMGVDMENFKHISRAFKTSIYAPSLITLSRDLKANPQIFFSGAVHSLSLLARKTLRESISVNSKSFFYRRLTNITPGKLLFIRKYYQQKVNQLILKYQSLIRVTNEYIEFQSISTNLLEMVIKNFTIQVLHEIVEVQISLNENCAMSPELIIDSFFGHTGNQIVVITPKEDSFNQLIVVGNQSSTDEASDTSILHYLSDFIMGSNQVINPNLRQIKAIFEIHPDFEDFISGKKNGKLTRIMELSACLIQLEMEEEDDNLYLNLVSDSFPDFKESFKNVINEFPAEESFFIPEVCHRPIIGTGGSLIQATMRKHNVFIQFSNSFNLPQNKISMIRYDNVIIRCPRKNKANICLAKNDLKQIVQEYDSLQSKTLIRFSSGQYRHILHVNGQKNIIGQIEKNENVYIMIPLKEPLDGTSQLSIQGNDENASRAANELVNSAFGYEYEFKIDQEIDPNKEYEFYNLIVVPFLQIMNIIVTFEKDLITFTFEKDTNENTLTKAIELLSNYLETQKTKIIFKKIIKKFVLGSASSKSNTSNSNTNGNFRSMNNAKSRTTIDNTSQSGASPQRHKMPVITTVGGAQAIKGYIPNTYYNGYGYGYGYTYEYDYNYANSNKAQTNNRHKYQNGRK, encoded by the coding sequence ATGGAtaacttcaaaatttaCAGTACAGTTATCACAACTGCTTTTTTACAAGTTCCACACTTATACACGACAAATAGATTATGGAAGCCCATAGAAGCACCTTTTTTAGttgaatttcttcaaaaaagaataagcTCCAAAGAACTTAAAAACACAAAAGCAATCTGTCATATAGATCCCTCATGGGTCAATCTAAATGCTTCTTTCATTAGAGATGACATGATCTCAATAAAAGCTACCACAGATGATATGGACCTCGATGCTATTTGCAGGATTTCTTTGCCCTTACCTATGAACACAAATGATCTAACAGcagaattggaaaaaatgaaacGTATACTATTGGACTTgagtgaaaaattcaatttAGAACTAATCATCACCAAAGAACCAGCTTACTTCACACCAGAACAGACAGGCGAGAGCAAGGAATTATGTATTTACGTGCATGCATTAGGATTCCGATCTAATTTAATGGAATGCGAACCCCAGTTATTGGCATTTGTCGAtttaataaagaagaatggTATGACTTTGCCTCCACAACACTACATTATCGAACCTATGGAACTGAACTCATACTCTGTGCTTCCCTTATATATGGGTGTAGATATGGAAAACTTCAAACATATATCCAGAGCTTTTAAAACCAGCATTTACGCACCTTCCCTCATTACGCTGTCTAGGGATCTTAAGGCAAATCCACAAATCTTCTTCTCAGGCGCTGTCCATTCACTAAGTTTACTGGCTAGGAAAACTCTACGTGAGTCCATAAGCGTGAATTCAAagagttttttttatcgtCGATTGACTAATATTACCCCAGGAAAACTACTGTTTATCCGAAAATACTACCAACAAAAGGTAAACCagttaattttgaaataccAATCGCTTATTAGAGTTACTAACGAATACATTGAATTTCAATCGATTTCCACGAACTTATTAGAAATGGTTATTAAGAACTTCACTATTCAAGTATTACATGAAATTGTAGAAGTACAGATTTCACTCAATGAAAACTGCGCAATGTCCCCGGAATTAATAATCGACAGCTTTTTCGGACACACTGGAAACCAAATTGTAGTAATAACTCCCAAAGAGGATTCCTTCAACCAATTAATAGTAGTTGGTAACCAATCTTCCACAGATGAGGCGTCCGATACTTCCATATTGCATTACTTATCTGATTTTATTATGGGCTCAAATCAAGTGATTAATCCAAACTTAAGACAGATAAAAGCCATTTTCGAGATACATCCTGATTTTGAAGACTTCATATCaggcaagaaaaatggtaaaTTAACACGTATAATGGAACTATCTGCTTGCTTAATTCAACTGGAAAtggaagaggaagatgatAACCTTTATTTAAATTTGGTTAGTGACTCTTTCCCTGATTTCAAGGAATCATTTAAGAATGTTATAAATGAATTTCCTGCCGAAGaatctttcttcattcCTGAAGTTTGTCACAGACCGATTATAGGTACAGGTGGTTCCTTAATTCAAGCCACAATGAGAAAGCATAACGTCTTCATTCAGTTTTCCAATAGTTTCAATCTTCcacaaaataaaatttctaTGATCAGGTATGATAATGTGATAATTAGGTGCCCCAGGAAAAACAAAGCTAATATATGCCTAGCCAAGAATGATTTAAAACAAATTgttcaagaatatgataGTTTACAATCGAAGACGCTCATTAGATTTTCTAGTGGGCAATATAGACATATTTTGCATGTTAACGGccaaaagaatattataGGACAAATCGAAAAGAACGAAAATGTTTACATAATGATACCGTTAAAAGAGCCCTTGGATGGAACATCTCAATTGAGTATACAAGGAAATGATGAGAATGCATCAAGAGCCGCTAACGAATTGGTTAATAGTGCGTTTGGTTATGAATACGAGTTCAAAATAGATCAAGAGATAGATCCCAATAAAGAATACGAATTTTATAACCTAATTGTTGTTCCATTTTTGCAAATTATGAACATAATTGTAACTTTTGAGAAGGACCTTATCACTtttacttttgaaaaggatACTAATGAGAATACTCTAACAAAAGCAATCGAATTACTATCCAATTATTTGGAAACACAAAAGacgaaaataatatttaaaaaaataattaaaaaatttgttctAGGGTCTGCCTCCAGCAAGAGTAACACCAGTAATAGCAATACCAATGGCAATTTCAGATCAATGAATAATGCCAAAAGTCGTACGACCATCGATAATACCAGCCAATCAGGAGCCTCACCACAACGCCACAAAATGCCTGTTATAACGACGGTAGGAGGAGCCCAAGCCATCAAAGGATATATACCAAACACTTATTACAACGGATATGGGTATGGATACGGATATACATACGAGTACGATTATAATTATGCCAACTCTAATAAAGCTCAAACCAATAATAGGCataaatatcaaaatggcagaaaatga